A genomic segment from Triticum dicoccoides isolate Atlit2015 ecotype Zavitan chromosome 1A, WEW_v2.0, whole genome shotgun sequence encodes:
- the LOC119286653 gene encoding S-norcoclaurine synthase 1-like isoform X1, translating into MERVVDEVVLSRAEIADSTVLPDRYARPDEVGDGVVVGDDENYEVPLVDMARLLDPDSSEAETAKLGSACRDWGFFQLTNHGVEESVAQDMKDSTTQFFRLPLDKKKAVATKAGGFEGFGHHFLGASRGKLDWAESLVLKTQLMEERSMEFWPADPAAFRSSLDKYSLEMSKLTSRLLAFMASDLGVEPEALAGAFRGKKQTVALHHYPPCQHPDKVLGITPHHDGLGLTLLLHVDDTPGLQVRRDGRWFPLDPLPGALVINVGDMLQILTNGRYKSPEHRVLADAERGRATAVVFQEACVGGMVRPLPGLGDARYRAIEYAEYFEGNYTALAEGTRFVDSLQISVTHDEKEV; encoded by the exons ATGGAGCGCGTCGTCGACGAGGTCGTCCTCAGCAGGGCCGAGATCGCGGACTCCACTGTGCTCCCCGACAGGTATGCCCGGCCGGACGAGGTCGGGGACGGGGTCGTCGTGGGCGACGACGAGAACTACGAGGTGCCGCTGGTAGACATGGCGAGGCTGCTCGACCCGGACTCCTCGGAGGCGGAGACGGCCAAGCTCGGCTCTGCGTGTCGAGACTGGGGCTTCTTCCAG CTAACAAACCACGGAGTTGAGGAATCAGTTGCACAAGACATGAAAGATAGCACTACGCAGTTCTTCCGCCTGCCGCTGGACAAGAAGAAAGCAGTGGCCACCAAGGCCGGCGGGTTCGAAGGGTTCGGGCACCACTTCCTCGGAGCATCCCGCGGGAAGCTGGACTGGGCAGAGAGCCTGGTCCTCAAGACGCAGCTGATGGAGGAGAGGAGCATGGAGTTCTGGCCGGCCGATCCGGCTGCATTTAGGTCCTCACTGGACAAGTACTCGCTGGAGATGTCCAAGCTCACGAGCCGGCTCCTGGCGTTCATGGCGAGCGACCTCGGGGTGGAGCCGGAGGCGCTCGCCGGGGCCTTCCGGGGCAAGAAGCAAACCGTGGCCCTGCATCACTACCCTCCGTGCCAGCACCCGGACAAGGTGCTGGGCATCACGCCGCACCACGACGGCCTCGGCCTGACGCTGCTGCTGCACGTGGACGACACCCCCGGCCTGCAGGTGAGGAGGGACGGCAGGTGGTTCCCGCTGGACCCGCTGCcgggcgccctcgtcatcaacgtcGGCGACATGCTCCAGATACTCACCAACGGCAGATACAAGAGCCCCGAGCACAGGGTGCTGGCGGACGCCGAGAGAGGCCGGGCGACCGCGGTGGTGTTCCAGGAGGCTTGCGTCGGCGGCATGGTGAGGCCGCTCCCGGGGCTCGGCGACGCGAGGTACAGAGCTATCGAGTATGCTGAGTATTTCGAGGGGAATTACACGGCACTGGCTGAAGGGACGAGGTTCGTGGATAGTCTCCAGATCAGTGTAACGCATGACGAGAAGGAAGTCTAA
- the LOC119286653 gene encoding protein SRG1-like isoform X2: protein MFRRPPTMRFFTLTNHGVEESVAQDMKDSTTQFFRLPLDKKKAVATKAGGFEGFGHHFLGASRGKLDWAESLVLKTQLMEERSMEFWPADPAAFRSSLDKYSLEMSKLTSRLLAFMASDLGVEPEALAGAFRGKKQTVALHHYPPCQHPDKVLGITPHHDGLGLTLLLHVDDTPGLQVRRDGRWFPLDPLPGALVINVGDMLQILTNGRYKSPEHRVLADAERGRATAVVFQEACVGGMVRPLPGLGDARYRAIEYAEYFEGNYTALAEGTRFVDSLQISVTHDEKEV, encoded by the exons ATGTTCCGGCGGCCCCCGACGATGAGATTTTTTACG CTAACAAACCACGGAGTTGAGGAATCAGTTGCACAAGACATGAAAGATAGCACTACGCAGTTCTTCCGCCTGCCGCTGGACAAGAAGAAAGCAGTGGCCACCAAGGCCGGCGGGTTCGAAGGGTTCGGGCACCACTTCCTCGGAGCATCCCGCGGGAAGCTGGACTGGGCAGAGAGCCTGGTCCTCAAGACGCAGCTGATGGAGGAGAGGAGCATGGAGTTCTGGCCGGCCGATCCGGCTGCATTTAGGTCCTCACTGGACAAGTACTCGCTGGAGATGTCCAAGCTCACGAGCCGGCTCCTGGCGTTCATGGCGAGCGACCTCGGGGTGGAGCCGGAGGCGCTCGCCGGGGCCTTCCGGGGCAAGAAGCAAACCGTGGCCCTGCATCACTACCCTCCGTGCCAGCACCCGGACAAGGTGCTGGGCATCACGCCGCACCACGACGGCCTCGGCCTGACGCTGCTGCTGCACGTGGACGACACCCCCGGCCTGCAGGTGAGGAGGGACGGCAGGTGGTTCCCGCTGGACCCGCTGCcgggcgccctcgtcatcaacgtcGGCGACATGCTCCAGATACTCACCAACGGCAGATACAAGAGCCCCGAGCACAGGGTGCTGGCGGACGCCGAGAGAGGCCGGGCGACCGCGGTGGTGTTCCAGGAGGCTTGCGTCGGCGGCATGGTGAGGCCGCTCCCGGGGCTCGGCGACGCGAGGTACAGAGCTATCGAGTATGCTGAGTATTTCGAGGGGAATTACACGGCACTGGCTGAAGGGACGAGGTTCGTGGATAGTCTCCAGATCAGTGTAACGCATGACGAGAAGGAAGTCTAA
- the LOC119286664 gene encoding uncharacterized protein LOC119286664, translating to MVNLAGLLEATCHLAVVLVLLVSWEVGRGRQLPDGGGQAASGFRRGRSSAWRCETTKGNYISVLQLKLKLQHNNRWIDLILPINFGSMMYRKKSHRRGPPEHRRCRDGALQSITGASSRPPEHHHCCNEASPSSQSIVAATTKHHRCCFGALPGCQSITDAASKHQRCCVGALPGRRSIVGVATKQHRCCVRALPGRRSIAGAATKHHRCCVGALPGRRSIAGSATKHHRCCVGALLGRRSIAGAATKHHRCYVGALPSRRSIAGAATKHHRCCVPALPAAGASPVLQRSIIGVVLEHCRAAGTSPVLQWMVAAASLSQRGAAPVAVHGDLVGGFP from the exons ATGGTTAATCTCGCAGGGCTCCTCGAGGCGACATGCCATCTTGCCGTCGTGTTGGTGCTCCTTGTATCATGGGAGGTTGGTAGAGGGAGGCAGCTGCCTGATGGAGGCGGGCAGGCCGCGTCAGGATTTCGGCGAGGTCGCTCCAGTGCGTGGCGTTGTGAAACGACCAAGGGAAATTACATATCTGTCCTTCAGTTAAAATTAAAACTGCAGCATAATAACCGTTGGATCGACTTAATACTACCCATTAATTTCGGTAGTATGATGTACCGTAAAAAATCTCATCGTCGGGGGCCGCCGGAACATCGCCGTTGCAGGGATGGAGCTTTGCAGAGCATCACCGGAGCATCATCGAGGCCGCCGGAACACCATCATTGCTGCAATGAAGCATCTCCGAGCAGTCAGAGCATCGTCGCTGCTACAACAAAGCATCACCGATGTTGTTTTGGGGCATTGCCGGGCTGTCAGAGCATCACCGATGCTGCATCGAAGCATCAGCGGTGTTGTGTTGGAGCATTGCCGGGCCGTCGAAGTATCGTCGGTGTTGCAACGAAGCAGCACCGGTGTTGTGTTCGAGCATTGCCTGGTCGTCGGAGCATCGCCGGTGCTGCAACAAAGCATCACCGTTGTTGTGTTGGAGCATTGCCGGGCCGCCGGAGCATCGCAGGTTCTGCAACGAAGCA TCACCGGTGTTGTGTTGGAGCATTGCTGGGCCGACGGAGCATCGCTGGTGCTGCAACGAAGCATCACCGGTGTTATGTTGGAGCATTGCCGAGCCGCCGGAGCATCGCCGGTGCTGCAACGAAGCATCACCGGTGTTGTGTTCCAGCATTGCCGGCCGCCGGAGCATCGCCGGTACTGCAACGAAGCATCATCGGTGTTGTGTTGGAGCATTGTCGGGCTGCCGGAACATCGCCGGTGCTTCAATGGATGGTTGCAGCAGCGTCGTTGTCGCAACGTGGCGCTGCACCTGTGGCCGTGCATGGCGACCTCGTGGGCGGTTTCCCGTGA
- the LOC119286678 gene encoding protein SRG1-like isoform X2 encodes MEIDDDVVVTRAEITDAAEATFADSTVIPDRYARPDEVGDGVVVGGDDESHELPLVDMARLLDSESSEAETAKLGSACRHWGFFQLTNHGVDESVVQGMKDSAMQFFRLPLEKKNALAVHAGSLGGFGHHFTGSSRKLDWAESLILATQQNGQTSMDLWPADPPTFGDALEKYSLEMSGLTRRLLGFMASDLGVEREALDGAFRGKTQSVAMHHYPPCRHPDKVIGITPHHDGLGLALLLHVDDTPGLQVKRDGRWFPLDPLPGALVVNVGDILQVLTNGKYRSAEHRVLVDAERGRATVVMFQDASVAGTVKPLPGLGEARYREIEYGEYVKGNFRGLAEGTRFVDSLETNRFC; translated from the exons ATGGAGATCGACGACGACGTCGTCGTCACCAGGGCCGAGATCACGGACGCCGCGGAGGCCACGTTCGCGGACTCCACCGTGATCCCCGACAGGTATGCCCGGCCGGACGAGGTCGGGGACGGGGTCGTCGTCGGCGGCGACGACGAGAGCCACGAGCTGCCGCTCGTTGACATGGCGAGGCTGCTCGACTCGGAGTCCTCGGAGGCGGAGACGGCCAAGCTTGGCTCCGCGTGTCGACACTGGGGCTTCTTCCAG CTAACAAACCACGGAGTCGACGAATCGGTTGTGCAAGGCATGAAAGACAGCGCTATGCAGTTCTTCCGCTTGCCGCTGGAGAAGAAGAACGCACTGGCCGTCCACGCCGGCAGCTTGGGAGGGTTCGGGCACCACTTCACCGGATCATCCCGCAAGCTGGACTGGGCAGAGAGCCTCATCCTCGCCACGCAACAGAACGGGCAAACGAGCATGGACCTCTGGCCCGCCGACCCGCCAACATTTGG GGATGCGCTTGAGAAGTACTCGCTCGAGATGTCTGGCCTCACGAGGCGCCTCCTGGGGTTCATGGCGAGCGACCTCGGAGTGGAGCGGGAGGCGCTCGACGGGGCCTTCCGTGGCAAGACGCAGAGCGTCGCCATGCACCACTACCCTCCGTGCCGGCACCCGGACAAGGTGATAGGCATCACGCCGCACCATGACGGCCTCGGCCTGGCGCTCCTGCTGCACGTGGACGACACCCCCGGCCTGCAGGTGAAGAGGGACGGCAGGTGGTTCCCGCTGGACCCGCTGCCGGGCGCCCTCGTCGTCAACGTCGGCGACATCCTCCAGGTCCTCACCAACGGCAAGTACAGGAGCGCCGAGCATAGGGTGTTGGTGGACGCCGAGAGAGGCCGGGCGACCGTGGTGATGTTCCAGGACGCGTCCGTCGCCGGGACGGTGAAGCCGCTCCCGGGGCTCGGCGAGGCAAGGTACAGGGAGATCGAGTACGGTGAGTATGTCAAGGGGAATTTCAGGGGGCTCGCTGAAGGGACCAGGTTCGTGGACAGCCTCGAGACCAATCGGTTTTGCTAA
- the LOC119286678 gene encoding protein SRG1-like isoform X1 yields the protein MEIDDDVVVTRAEITDAAEATFADSTVIPDRYARPDEVGDGVVVGGDDESHELPLVDMARLLDSESSEAETAKLGSACRHWGFFQLTNHGVDESVVQGMKDSAMQFFRLPLEKKNALAVHAGSLGGFGHHFTGSSRKLDWAESLILATQQNGQTSMDLWPADPPTFGSFFHLNIWVFFSSVTRPLLLCLLRLIRPPAYNTRDALEKYSLEMSGLTRRLLGFMASDLGVEREALDGAFRGKTQSVAMHHYPPCRHPDKVIGITPHHDGLGLALLLHVDDTPGLQVKRDGRWFPLDPLPGALVVNVGDILQVLTNGKYRSAEHRVLVDAERGRATVVMFQDASVAGTVKPLPGLGEARYREIEYGEYVKGNFRGLAEGTRFVDSLETNRFC from the exons ATGGAGATCGACGACGACGTCGTCGTCACCAGGGCCGAGATCACGGACGCCGCGGAGGCCACGTTCGCGGACTCCACCGTGATCCCCGACAGGTATGCCCGGCCGGACGAGGTCGGGGACGGGGTCGTCGTCGGCGGCGACGACGAGAGCCACGAGCTGCCGCTCGTTGACATGGCGAGGCTGCTCGACTCGGAGTCCTCGGAGGCGGAGACGGCCAAGCTTGGCTCCGCGTGTCGACACTGGGGCTTCTTCCAG CTAACAAACCACGGAGTCGACGAATCGGTTGTGCAAGGCATGAAAGACAGCGCTATGCAGTTCTTCCGCTTGCCGCTGGAGAAGAAGAACGCACTGGCCGTCCACGCCGGCAGCTTGGGAGGGTTCGGGCACCACTTCACCGGATCATCCCGCAAGCTGGACTGGGCAGAGAGCCTCATCCTCGCCACGCAACAGAACGGGCAAACGAGCATGGACCTCTGGCCCGCCGACCCGCCAACATTTGGGTCATTTTTTCATTTAAACATTTGGGTCTTCTTTTCAAGCGTCACACGCCCATTACTGCTCTGTTTGCTTCGTCTCATTCGCCCGCCTGCTTATAACACCAGGGATGCGCTTGAGAAGTACTCGCTCGAGATGTCTGGCCTCACGAGGCGCCTCCTGGGGTTCATGGCGAGCGACCTCGGAGTGGAGCGGGAGGCGCTCGACGGGGCCTTCCGTGGCAAGACGCAGAGCGTCGCCATGCACCACTACCCTCCGTGCCGGCACCCGGACAAGGTGATAGGCATCACGCCGCACCATGACGGCCTCGGCCTGGCGCTCCTGCTGCACGTGGACGACACCCCCGGCCTGCAGGTGAAGAGGGACGGCAGGTGGTTCCCGCTGGACCCGCTGCCGGGCGCCCTCGTCGTCAACGTCGGCGACATCCTCCAGGTCCTCACCAACGGCAAGTACAGGAGCGCCGAGCATAGGGTGTTGGTGGACGCCGAGAGAGGCCGGGCGACCGTGGTGATGTTCCAGGACGCGTCCGTCGCCGGGACGGTGAAGCCGCTCCCGGGGCTCGGCGAGGCAAGGTACAGGGAGATCGAGTACGGTGAGTATGTCAAGGGGAATTTCAGGGGGCTCGCTGAAGGGACCAGGTTCGTGGACAGCCTCGAGACCAATCGGTTTTGCTAA
- the LOC119286691 gene encoding TLC domain-containing protein 4-like, translating into MDVPAAPAMAFKAYKYKEVLVRDYLLADSYAPYAAVLGGILMCKLAYDFTRIISSFNFKGYASLNDMQKIEWNNRGMSTVHAIFITVMSVYLVFFSGMFSDQLDGPVTVRSSSLSSFTLGVSIGYFITDIAMIYWLYPALGGMEYVIHHMLSLMSTMYAMLSGEAHVYIYMGLITETTTPGINLRWFLDVAGMKNSKAYLVNGVAMVVTWLVARIILFMYLFYHMFVHYDQIKKMNTFGYFLVLIAPCIIFVMNVLWFSKILKGLKKTMAKRHAE; encoded by the exons ATGGATGTGCCTGCGGCTCCAGCCATGGCATTTAAAGCCTACAAGTACAAAGAGGTTCTTGTTAGGGACTACTTGCTGGCAGACTCGTATGCTCCATACGCTGCTGTGCTCGGGGGGATCCTGATGTGCAAATTG GCCTACGATTTCACGCGCATTATCAGTTCATTTAACTTCAAAGGTTATGCTTCTCTTAACGATATGCAGAAGATCGAATGGAACAACAG GGGCATGTCCACTGTCCATGCAATATTCATTACAGTTATGTCAGTATACCTAGTGTTCTTCTCGGGCATGTTTTCTGACCAGCTGGATGGACCAGTAACAGTTAGAAGTTCAAGCCTCTCCAGTTTTACATTAGGG GTCTCTATTGGGTATTTCATTACAGACATTGCCATGATATATTGGCTTTACCCTGCCCTTGGTGGAATGGAGTAT GTTATCCACCACATGCTTTCACTTATGTCTACAATGTACGCTATGCTTTCTGGGGAAGCACATGTATACATATACATGGGTCTCATCACTGAGACTACTACACCAGGAATCAATCTAAGATG GTTCCTTGATGTTGCTGGAATGAAGAACTCCAAAGCTTACCTTGTTAACGGAGTTGCAATGGTTGTTACTTGGCTG GTTGCAAGGATAATTCTGTTCATGTACTTGTTCTATCACATGTTTGTACATTATGATCAG ATTAAGAAGATGAACACCTTCGGCTATTTTCTGGTACTTATTGCGCCTTGCATAATCTTCGTGATGAATGTGCTTTGGTTCTCCAAGATCCTAAAAGGTCTCAAGAAGACGATGGCCAAGAGGCATGCTGAGTAG